Proteins encoded together in one Bactrocera neohumeralis isolate Rockhampton chromosome 4, APGP_CSIRO_Bneo_wtdbg2-racon-allhic-juicebox.fasta_v2, whole genome shotgun sequence window:
- the LOC126755028 gene encoding VWFA and cache domain-containing protein CG16868 yields the protein MLSNMEWIFVMLLLFSCDAVVLDDFDGSDAVIASNANTTNHINSNVPLFLSNTSFNAYQKVTTELPKVAKDFVTVNINALPVPKPSSTSVAPQKVSLRHNTSEESNASAVSSSIIAPSASSPFTQTSASVFFTNYINQQNVLELVRNIDARLRIIRNVEMRIATIQELFDSMHFSGNSAALNLGAQKNSSDALYSSLSATLEQDLQIFGKRLAKKLQKATHVVLELRDFFHTNITKVLLQQHLQTTEYGDENDDVDTEADDIEIDEDDEENEAESEEDEFDVEIDELDGLVDTGHDVRNLRLYLHTCIQAFQSNANNRQIIAESNYNKQQIQILNYLKTDLPSHKSQYLQHFDHSNTFMDEGSFEARANAYILEKLQTLKNALMKSDFSIELTKLPTNVRSTASTTATTNAKLKFLGNHFKHIYFLSRSDHADDLRTHYYEDNYFQQLYVSSIKNKYVFLLLDVGSAMNMELLELTKALAANILQLLSPSDLISIATVSDEAHLMQFDTYPNDAANGVFYATRARKEEILNYIHSLAVTKGQTNHSLGFEYAFQTVYQLQNISVITEQNPIQFIYVTRGLLTNLSDTMHVLQVIANGQRQLIDPIVIHTCAVVTDEKRIMYEKQFLTDIATQNYTKYKIPVNEWLEGEADRQELVGKFFVLTKTQTDELMRLCVALFQHTFSERYLSQSLEVQLPVVEPNSGDAIVSVTHAVPPFGLVGVNLYLTDLVEDVISYGQPTQNANKNEFSYAFLIDRNGITIAHPAFPRPMTQQQTPFPVDIAFLENSTDFAYTRKQILHEERGNLTTNVYLTRDRKIESFERIYQWQSILGIYILCLVSTFKAETSPSNSSTAANTDNSLRAATLTVPPGLPLNLQRFSITKENTARFHNNNYDYFSSMELLYHRLDLVPPSNGQACRYFRQVATMDTPTLFLSASAFMSPFTFLHNNRVNSPRAQIRTVESIMAYLKDTTGLLANPGLRPQIRQEVSALYNAMRHLKKRHQDARGTLKNYIIRRYIASVNGVLQVYPGCLLSTNYDPTRRPWFRKALQQPGKIITTEPYLDAGGAGYIVTIAHTIFEGKSNALHSVERDEPVAIVALDLPYAYHYKMILDSTPLCQMKHIKCLLFENEGYLLAHPSMLEASTQTRNQRRPHEHLTHKESYLANDILNHKSLVRKLACANYQNRTLQRYYVFNTSLSDILTNVVHGERTKYAIALVYGSNIFAAVLNSTCDGGAFCPCSTIDRICLNCNRMDQMDCECPCECPMEMEVFNGAVGAKQADPAESSIARFLNYTQQFSYCEPPSEHFIALPPVSAEYQLLHSCVSINCDVYGTQSECLGVMGCEWCQQDLDGNGFTASFCAAQASCFNGVLSSLTPYGDLDDVDIIAAHSYNPGQKPSSYSAFGPVGGAIIVLAFVMGFAIYCYRHNMDAQSQEQFYVDSMQEENYGLPLSRFNFDDCQAHDEPPGSNGGYDHPSAQRNLIHPADISPYHMSTGSSYRRPPNGESDHGYSTMTPHEDSSDHQCFALAEPLLLHDKRHSKSDTMSISTSISSPTNRHHQPHYQNPYLNHPAPAPTQAKDILPTRYQINSPKKYQQAVTPTRHFGDAAPVYGQTTLPLNDSTEDCMAAPRYILAPVTVHRHMEPTET from the exons ATGCTTAGCAATATGGAGTGGATATTTGTAATGCTTTTGCTCTTCAGCTGTGACGCAGTGGTGCTGGATGATTTCGATGGCAGTGATGCAGTTATAGCTTCCAATGCAAATACTACTAATCACATTAACAGTAATGTTCCTCTATTTTTAAGTAATACTAGCTTTAATGCATATCAGAAAGTAACCACGGAATTGCCGAAAGTGGCGAAGGACTTTGTCACTGTGAATATCAATGCATTACCGGTGCCAAAGCCGTCTTCAACCAGTGTGGCGCCTCAAAAAGTGTCTTTGAGACACAATACAAGTGAAGAATCTAATGCTAGCGCTGTAAGTAGCAGTATTATCGCACCATCGGCTTCTTCGCCATTCACCCAAACTTCAGCGAGCGTGTTTTTCACAAACTATATTAATCAGCAAAATGTGCTGGAGCTGGTGCGCAACATTGACGCGCGTTTGCGGATTATACGCAATGTTGAAATGCGTATTGCGACCATACAG GAATTATTTGACTCGATGCATTTTAGTGGCAATAGCGCCGCACTCAACCTGGGCGCACAGAAGAATAGTAGCGACGCACTGTACAGTTCTTTGTCGGCCACTCTAGAACAAGATTTGCAGATCTTCGGCAAGCGACTCGCTAAGAAGCTACAAAAGGCGACGCATGTAGTGTTGGAACTGCGAGATTTCTTCCATACAAACATTACAAAAGTGCTGCTGCAGCAACATCTGCAGACAACCGAATATGGTGATGAAAACGACGATGTCGATACTGAAGCAGATGATATAGAGATAGATGAAGATGATGAAGAAAACGAAGCTGAAAGTGAAGAGGACGAATTTGATGTTGAAATCGATGAATTAGATGGATTGGTGGACACAGGACATGACGTGCGTAATTTGCGCTTGTAtttgcacacatgcatacaggCTTTTCAAAGCAATGCCAACAATAGGCAAATAATTGCGGAGTCAAATTACAACAAGCAACAAATACAAATCCTAAACTATCTTAAGACTGATTTACCAAGCCATAAATCACAGTACTTACAGCATTTCGATCATTCCAACACTTTTATGGATGAAGGTTCCTTTGAGGCGCGCGCCAATGCGTACATACTCGAAAAACTACAAACTTTGAAGAATGCATTAATGAAAAGTGATTTTTCCATTGAGCTTACTAAATTACCGACAAATGTGCGCAGCACAGCCTCAACAACAGCCACAACTAACGCGAAACTGAAATTCCTAGGAAACCACTTTAAACATATATACTTCCTATCGCGCAGCGATCATGCTGACGATCTGCGCACACACTATTACGAAGACAACTATTTCCAGCAATTGTATGTATCgtccataaaaaataaatacgtttTTCTATTACTTGACGTCGGTTCGGCTATGAATATGGAATTGCTGGAACTAACGAAGGCATTGG ctgcaaatattttgcaactACTATCGCCTAGCGATCTAATTTCCATAGCGACGGTGTCCGATGAGGCACATCTTATGCAGTTCGATACCTACCCCAACGACGCAGCAAACGGCGTCTTCTATGCTACCCGAGCACGTAAAGAAGAGATTCTGAATTATATACATTCACTCGCTGTGACAAAAGGCCAAACAAACCATTCGCTCGGCTTCGAATATGCCTTCCAAACAGTATATCAGCTTCAGAACATCAGTGTGATAACGGAACAAAATCcgatacaatttatttatgtcACGCGTGGTCTACTCACCAATCTCTCCGACACGATGCATGTGCTCCAAGTGATTGCAAACGGCCAGCGTCAATTAATAGATCCAATAGTTATACACACGTGCGCGGTGGTCACCGATGAAAAGCGCATAATGTATGAGAAGCAATTTCTCACTGATATCGCCACACAAAACTATACTAAGTACAAAATACCGGTAAACGAATGGTTAGAAGGTGAGGCTGATCGCCAAGAATTGGTCGGGAAATTTTTCGTGTTGACTAAAACACAAACGGACGAACTGATGCGCTTGTGCGTTGCATTATTTCAGCATACATTTAGCGAGCGATATTTGAGCCAGAGTCTGGAGGTGCAGCTGCCTGTGGTGGAGCCAAATAGTGGTG ATGCTATTGTATCAGTCACACATGCCGTGCCGCCTTTCGGTTTAGTGGGCGTTAATCTTTATTTGACCGATTTGGTAGAGGACGTAATCAGCTATGGACAACCAACACAAAACGCCAATAAAAATGAGTTCAGCTACGCATTCCTTATCGATCGTAACGGTATAACCATCGCGCATCCGGCATTTCCACGTCCCATGACACAGCAACAGACACCATTTCCCGTGGATATAGCCTTCTTGGAGAACTCAACGGATTTTGCATATACGAGGAAACAAATTCTACACGAAGAGCGTGGAAACCTGACGACGAACGTCTACCTCACCAGGGACCGTAAAATCGAG TCTTTTGAGCGAATTTATCAATGGCAGTCCATATTGGGCATCTACATACTGTGCCTCGTGTCTACTTTTAAAGCAGAAACAAGTCCCAGCAACTCTTCCACGGCAGCAAATACTGATAACAGCTTGCGAGCAGCAACTCTAACGGTGCCACCCGGCTTGCCATTAAACTTACAGCGTTTCAGCATAACCAAGGAGAACACAGCTCGGTTCCACAACAATAATTATGACTATTTCTCCAGCATGGAATTGCTTTATCACCGGCTGGACCTGGTGCCACCATCTAATGGTCAGGCATGCCGTTACTTTCGCCAAGTGGCCACTATGG ATACTCCCACGCTTTTCTTGAGTGCTTCCGCTTTCATGTCGCCCTTCACCTTTCTACACAACAATCGTGTGAACTCACCACGTGCCCAGATACGAACGGTGGAGAGTATAATGGCTTACTTGAAAGACACCACTGGCCTCCTGGCGAATCCAGGTCTGCGCCCACAAATACGTCAAGAAGTGAGTGCGCTTTATAATGCCATGCGACACTTGAAGAAACGACATCAGGATGCACGTGGCACACTCAAGAACTACATCATACGCCGTTACATAGCCAGTGTAAATGGCGTACTTCAAGTCTACCCAGGTTGTTTGCTTAGCACTAATTATGATCCGACACGTCGGCCGTGGTTCCGTAAGGCTTTACAACAGCCTGGTAAAATTATCACAACCGAACCCTATTTGGATGCTGGCGGCGCGGGGTACATCGTCACCATTGCGCATACGATTTTCGAAGGCAAATCAAATGCGTTGCACTCTGTTGAACGCGATGAACCGGTAGCCATTGTTGCACTCGACTTGCCTTACGCATACCATTACAAAATGATACTTGACTCCACGCCCCTCTGCCAGATGAAGCATATCAAATGTCTGCTCTTCGAAAACGAAGGTTACCTTTTAGCGCATCCGAGTATGCTAGAAGCGAGCACACAAACACGCAACCAACGTCGGCCACACGAGCACCTCACACACAAGGAATCCTACCTAGCCAACGATATACTCAATCATAAATCGCTGGTGCGCAAATTGGCCTGCGCGAACTACCAAAATCGTACGCTGCAACGCTACTATGTGTTCAACACCTCGCTGAGCGACATACTCACGAATGTAGTGCATGGCGAACGCACTAAATACGCCATCGCACTGGTCTATGGCAGCAACATATTTGCCGCCGTGCTCAATTCGACCTGCGATGGCGGTGCGTTCTGTCCCTGCAGCACGATTGATCGCATTTGTTTGAACTGCAATCGTATGGACCAGATGGACTGCGAGTGCCCGTGTGAATGCCCCATGGAAATGGAGGTTTTCAATGGCGCTGTGGGCGCAAAACAAGCGGACCCTGCGGAGTCGTCCATAGCACGTTTTCTAAATTACACGCAACAGTTTTCGTATTGCGAACCGCCCAGCGAACATTTCATTGCCTTGCCGCCGGTCAGCGCAGAATATCAGCTCTTGCATTCGTGCGTCAGCATCAACTGTGACGTGTATGGCACGCAGAGTGAGTGTCTCGGTGTGATGGGTTGTGAATGGTGCCAGCAAGACCTAGACGGCAATGGCTTTACGGCGTCCTTTTGTGCCGCGCAGGCATCTTGCTTTAATG GTGTGCTCTCCTCACTTACACCGTATGGTGATTTGGACGATGTGGACATAATCGCCGCACACAGCTACAATCCCGGGCAAAAGCCCAGCTCATACTCGGCTTTTGGTCCAGTGGGTGGCGCTATTATTGTGTTGGCCTTCGTAATGGGTTTCGCCATATACTGCTATCGCCACAATATGGACGCACAATCGCAAGAGCAATTCTATGTGGACTCGATGCAAGAAGAGAATTATGGTCTGCCACTGTCGCGCTTCAATTTCGACGATTGCCAAGCACATGACGAACCACCCGGCAGCAATGGTGGTTACGATCATCCGTCCGCACAGCGTAATCTTATACATCCCGCCGACATTTCGCCCTACCATATGTCCACCGGCAGCAGCTACCGCCGGCCGCCGAACGGTGAATCGGACCACGGTTACTCCACTATGACGCCGCACGAAGACTCCTCCGATCACCAATGCTTCGCTCTGGCCGAACCACTCCTCCTGCATGACAAACGCCACAGCAAATCCGACACCATGTCCATATCAACTTCCATATCGAGCCCCACAAACCGCCACCATCAACCACACTATCAAAACCCATACCTCAACCATCCAGCACCAGCGCCGACGCAAGCAAAAGATATCTTGCCGACGCGCTACCAAATAAACTCACCGAAAAAGTACCAACAGGCGGTGACACCCACACGCCACTTTGGCGACGCTGCACCGGTCTATGGCCAGACAACACTGCCGCTAAACGACTCGACCGAGGACTGCATGGCGGCGCCGCGCTACATACTGGCGCCGGTAACGGTACATAGACATATGGAACCGACGGAAACGTAG